In the Fibrobacter sp. UWB5 genome, one interval contains:
- a CDS encoding DUF2442 domain-containing protein yields the protein MNEITEKDVKRLWVEKDAVCVELKDGRIGRELIRDYEPLRKATRKQLENCRVDCDGVWFDDLDEGLELSGFFSPKKTNPIGRVFWLFPELNASAFARRLGIPQPLFAAYVNGTKKPSSARKKLIEEELRRIGRELLKTVA from the coding sequence ATGAATGAAATTACGGAAAAAGATGTAAAAAGGCTTTGGGTCGAAAAGGATGCTGTTTGCGTGGAACTGAAAGACGGCCGAATCGGGCGTGAACTCATCCGAGATTACGAACCGCTGCGGAAGGCTACGCGAAAGCAGTTGGAGAACTGCCGCGTTGATTGCGATGGCGTGTGGTTTGACGATCTGGACGAGGGCCTGGAACTTTCGGGATTCTTTTCGCCGAAAAAAACGAATCCTATTGGCCGCGTATTTTGGCTGTTCCCTGAATTGAACGCCTCGGCATTTGCTCGTCGGTTGGGAATTCCGCAACCCCTCTTTGCGGCGTATGTAAACGGAACGAAGAAACCCTCTTCAGCAAGAAAGAAACTCATTGAGGAGGAATTGCGCCGTATCGGCAGGGAACTGCTGAAAACTGTGGCGTAG
- the ilvC gene encoding ketol-acid reductoisomerase, with translation MNYFNSIPMRRQLEEIGHCRFMEHSEFSRGVEALKGKKIVFVGCGAQGLHQGLDLRDSGLDVSYTLRKEAIEQKRQSWKNATENGFKVGTYEEMIPDADLVCNLTPDKQHHNVIPAIMKLMKKGAALSYSHGFNIVEEGQEIRKDITVIMVAPKGPGSEVRSEYVRGFGMPCLIAVHPENDPEGKGWDYAKAYAAGLHADRPGVLESSFVAEVKSDLMGEQTILCGMLQTGTILCYDKMVKDFGVEPAYAVKLLQYGWETISEALKHGGITNMMDRLSNPAKIRATELAEKMKKIMKPLYCEHQDNIISGKFSSTMMVDWEAGDKDLLKWRAETGELEFEKVEATDKVITEQEYFDRGVLMTAMIKAGVELAFETMCSVGIKPMSAYYESLHETPLIANLIARKKLYEMNRVISDTAEYGCYLFANKCVPLLADFMKNEVKKDDIGAIYGEGKTTAVDNEELIKVNKNIRQHPVEEVGAWLRERMSGMTRVV, from the coding sequence ATGAATTATTTCAATTCTATCCCTATGCGTCGCCAACTCGAAGAAATTGGCCACTGCCGTTTCATGGAACATTCTGAATTCAGCCGTGGTGTTGAAGCCCTCAAGGGCAAGAAGATTGTGTTCGTCGGTTGCGGTGCCCAGGGTCTCCATCAGGGTCTTGACCTGCGCGATAGCGGCCTCGACGTCTCTTACACGCTCCGCAAGGAAGCCATCGAACAGAAGCGCCAGTCCTGGAAGAACGCTACTGAAAACGGCTTCAAGGTCGGTACCTACGAAGAAATGATTCCGGATGCAGACCTCGTTTGCAACCTCACACCGGACAAGCAGCACCACAACGTGATCCCGGCCATCATGAAGCTCATGAAGAAGGGCGCCGCCCTCTCTTACAGCCACGGCTTCAACATCGTGGAAGAAGGCCAGGAAATCCGCAAGGACATCACGGTGATCATGGTCGCCCCGAAGGGCCCGGGTTCCGAAGTCCGTAGCGAATATGTTCGCGGTTTCGGTATGCCCTGCCTTATCGCCGTGCACCCGGAAAACGACCCCGAAGGTAAGGGTTGGGACTACGCCAAGGCTTACGCCGCTGGCCTCCATGCCGACCGTCCGGGCGTTCTCGAAAGCTCTTTCGTTGCCGAAGTGAAGTCCGACCTCATGGGCGAACAGACCATCCTTTGCGGTATGCTCCAGACCGGCACCATCCTCTGCTACGACAAGATGGTGAAGGATTTCGGCGTTGAACCGGCTTACGCGGTCAAGCTGCTCCAGTACGGCTGGGAAACCATTTCCGAAGCCCTGAAGCACGGCGGCATCACCAACATGATGGACCGTCTCTCCAACCCGGCCAAGATCCGCGCCACGGAACTCGCCGAAAAGATGAAGAAGATCATGAAGCCGCTCTACTGCGAACACCAGGACAACATCATCTCTGGCAAGTTCTCCAGCACCATGATGGTGGACTGGGAAGCCGGCGACAAGGATTTGCTCAAGTGGCGTGCCGAAACGGGCGAACTCGAATTCGAAAAGGTCGAAGCTACCGACAAGGTCATCACCGAACAGGAATACTTCGACCGCGGCGTTCTCATGACCGCCATGATCAAGGCCGGTGTAGAACTCGCATTCGAAACCATGTGCTCCGTGGGCATCAAGCCGATGAGCGCCTACTACGAATCTCTCCACGAGACTCCGCTTATCGCCAACCTCATCGCTCGTAAGAAGTTGTACGAAATGAACCGCGTGATTAGCGACACCGCCGAATACGGTTGCTACCTGTTCGCCAACAAGTGCGTGCCTCTGCTCGCCGACTTCATGAAGAACGAAGTGAAGAAGGACGACATCGGCGCTATCTACGGCGAAGGCAAGACCACTGCTGTGGATAACGAAGAGCTCATCAAGGTGAACAAGAACATCCGTCAGCATCCGGTGGAAGAGGTCGGTGCTTGGCTGCGTGAACGCATGAGCGGCATGACCCGCGTCGTGTAA